In the Pseudonocardia cypriaca genome, one interval contains:
- a CDS encoding FAD-binding oxidoreductase produces the protein MSTPTQQLAQAPSLGQIAHELETTLTGPLHLPGDAEYERQRDSFRGAPDAVVDAETVADVQATVRAARRHGLPLTVLSTGHGTVVAPDGGILLRTSRMAQVLVDPDRRIARVGPGVRWSEVIAAAEPFGLAPLSGDTPSVGVVGYTLGGGLSWLSRKYGFAADSLLRAELVTADGRVVVADRQHHTNLFWAIRGGSGNFGVVTSLELQLHPVPSVYGGWAEFPVEGAERALRYLADHELPDELSVSVVVSEESLVVRGVYAGEGGRAALQPLLDAAGTPVVDRFREMRYSEISTIGGTPPITFAMFDELSEDTIAAVVRSGVPVEVKHWGGAIARPAHDDPGPVSHRDARFVMKIAAQAADAITASATGGSFLNFLHDTTLTHTAFTPENHRRLREIKTAYDPANFFHRNHNIPPLG, from the coding sequence ATGAGCACCCCGACGCAGCAGCTGGCGCAGGCACCGAGCCTCGGCCAGATCGCGCACGAGCTGGAGACCACGCTGACCGGCCCTCTGCACCTGCCCGGCGACGCCGAGTACGAGCGGCAGCGGGACAGCTTCCGCGGCGCGCCGGATGCCGTCGTCGACGCCGAGACCGTCGCCGACGTGCAGGCCACCGTCCGCGCCGCCCGCCGCCACGGCCTGCCGCTCACGGTGCTGTCCACCGGCCACGGCACGGTCGTCGCTCCCGACGGCGGCATCCTGCTGCGGACCTCGCGGATGGCACAGGTGCTGGTCGACCCCGACCGCCGCATCGCGCGGGTGGGGCCGGGGGTGCGGTGGAGCGAGGTGATCGCCGCCGCCGAGCCGTTCGGGCTCGCGCCGCTCTCCGGGGACACGCCGTCGGTCGGCGTCGTTGGATACACGCTCGGTGGCGGGCTGTCCTGGCTGTCGCGCAAGTACGGGTTCGCCGCCGACAGCCTGCTGCGGGCCGAGCTCGTCACGGCGGACGGGCGCGTGGTCGTCGCCGACCGGCAGCACCACACCAACCTGTTCTGGGCCATCCGCGGCGGGAGCGGCAACTTCGGCGTCGTCACCTCGCTGGAGCTCCAGCTCCACCCGGTGCCGAGCGTCTACGGCGGTTGGGCCGAGTTCCCGGTCGAGGGGGCCGAGCGCGCGCTTCGGTACCTGGCCGACCACGAGCTGCCCGACGAGCTGTCGGTCTCGGTGGTGGTCAGCGAGGAGTCGCTGGTGGTCCGTGGCGTCTACGCCGGCGAGGGCGGCCGGGCCGCGCTGCAGCCGCTCCTCGACGCCGCGGGCACGCCGGTCGTGGACCGGTTCCGCGAGATGCGCTACTCCGAGATCTCGACGATCGGGGGGACGCCGCCGATCACGTTCGCGATGTTCGACGAGCTCTCCGAGGACACCATCGCCGCGGTCGTCCGGAGCGGGGTGCCGGTCGAGGTCAAGCACTGGGGCGGCGCGATCGCGCGGCCCGCGCACGACGACCCCGGCCCGGTGAGCCACCGCGACGCCCGGTTCGTCATGAAGATCGCCGCGCAGGCCGCCGACGCGATCACCGCGTCGGCCACCGGTGGGTCGTTCCTCAACTTCCTGCACGACACGACGCTGACGCACACCGCGTTCACGCCGGAGAACCACCGGCGGCTGCGGGAGATCAAGACCGCCTACGACCCGGCGAACTTCTTCCACCGCAACCACAACATCCCGCCGCTCGGCTGA
- a CDS encoding DUF4365 domain-containing protein, whose product MVPRYLFLLTVPREAARYADLNHHGLLLRHIDYWTSLHAHQTVPEGLASVRVKVPTANVLTVPRLRDLVEAAR is encoded by the coding sequence ATGGTGCCGCGCTACTTGTTCCTCCTGACAGTGCCGCGAGAGGCAGCGCGGTACGCCGACCTCAATCACCACGGGTTGCTGCTCAGGCACATCGATTATTGGACCTCGCTGCACGCGCACCAGACGGTGCCGGAAGGCCTGGCGAGCGTCCGAGTCAAGGTGCCGACGGCCAACGTCCTCACCGTGCCGCGGCTGCGGGACCTCGTCGAGGCGGCCCGATGA
- a CDS encoding DUF1788 domain-containing protein translates to MSYVDGLLHAYSKFVALPWQRNLAPPQRVWMAVYPPEHERRLRLYVPEFGTATNRHGHSWALVDISRTFEAWMAALSYRDSYFEDPELLETALPAYFDHLVDDVRARLTAHSDPHGVVGLLGAGTLFGLGAAVKVSALVNAVHDAVAGRLLVFFPGEHSGHSYRLLDARDGWNYQATAITPDGSSR, encoded by the coding sequence ATGAGCTACGTCGACGGCCTTCTGCACGCGTACTCGAAGTTCGTCGCGCTCCCATGGCAGCGCAATCTCGCACCTCCGCAGCGCGTATGGATGGCGGTCTACCCGCCCGAGCACGAGCGGCGGCTCCGACTCTACGTTCCCGAGTTCGGCACCGCCACGAACCGGCACGGCCATTCCTGGGCCCTCGTCGACATCAGCAGAACGTTCGAAGCGTGGATGGCTGCCCTGAGCTACCGCGACTCGTACTTCGAAGACCCCGAGCTGCTCGAGACGGCTCTGCCGGCGTACTTCGACCATCTCGTTGACGACGTTCGCGCTCGCTTGACCGCACACTCCGACCCCCATGGCGTGGTCGGACTCCTTGGAGCCGGCACCCTGTTCGGCCTCGGTGCTGCCGTCAAGGTGTCCGCCCTCGTGAACGCGGTCCACGATGCCGTCGCCGGCCGGCTGCTGGTCTTCTTCCCGGGCGAGCACAGCGGTCACAGTTACCGTCTGTTGGATGCTCGTGACGGATGGAACTATCAGGCGACAGCGATCACCCCCGACGGAAGTAGTCGATGA
- the brxC gene encoding BREX system P-loop protein BrxC, whose product MTITNRDLFHRDPTTSTIPNDGVAQVGRPETDQQWDVLRWELGSFVCDGQYERGLERILDSFLTHLSQDQQPAVWVSGFYGSGKSHLARVLEHLWRNVEIPGGGRARDLVKVTDDIRDHLTELATASKRLGGLWSAAGTLAAGRRDAVRLAFLAILFESAGLPADYSRARFTMWAAKKGYLDAIHTALAAAGETFDKEIHHLYVSPIIAQALLDADPSLGSSVKDVRDLLKAQFPATTRDITDDEMFNAMDDVLRLQSTADGKRPLTLIVLDEMQQYLGDDNTMALAVQNIVQGCSARFESQVLFVATGQNALTSTPTLQKLTDRFTVQVALSDTDVETVVREVVLRKRPERVPELRTTLDGARFEIDKHLGGTQLAAKAADQPDLVPDYPLLPTRRRFWERALRAIDSGGKAGVLRSQLRIVHEATRLVADESVGHVIGADFLYDEQSPLMQQSGVLLKEIDELIRGLRTDGPDGVLKSRICALVFLINQIPRGSIGGETGLRATAPFLADLLVEDLANDGARLRKRVPELLDVLVTEARLQRIDDEYRLQTEEGAEWEKDYRSRLAVVRDDAARLTLLRTERLVAAVNAALGGLKLPAGASKTPRTLGVHWGQDEPTAGTGDVPVWIRDEWSVTAPAVRKSATEAGVDSPIVFVLLPKHEAEQIKHTLASHAAAEDTLRRPTPQTDEGKAAERAMKTRLALDDERLVTLFADVVARARVFQGGGTEPTKTTLRDAVEAAAEASLIRLFPRFGAGDNANWDKVVAKARDGAPDALLAVGHHGEPATNAVCKEVLAAISSGGIKGVELHKLFAAPPYGWPRDAVNGAVMTLLAAGNVRAAQDGKSLAGPKELPPNQIGRTTFYKEDEPPTVGHRLAVRGLLTAAGIKFESGQEGAQLAALLQRLKDLAAQAGGPPPLPEPPTTDHVDALLALGGNQRFRAVADSNDRLRNDLNRWRAAEQQRAKRESEWQDLQRLLRHAQNLSVATEVAPAYDAIRDGRQLLDDPNPMTPVLAALTAALRDELKNRAQRLAAAKRDAVAELEGWDRWSALDPEDRQSILAEAQLQAVEQPHVPNDTALLEVLDATPLKTWQDQITLVPGRRDHARHRAAERLEPESITVSPPAAILKNADDLQAYLDELRGRVEPHLGAGRTVIL is encoded by the coding sequence ATGACGATCACCAATCGAGACCTGTTCCATCGCGACCCGACGACGTCGACGATCCCGAACGACGGAGTTGCGCAGGTCGGGCGTCCGGAGACCGATCAGCAGTGGGACGTGCTCCGGTGGGAGCTCGGGAGCTTCGTCTGTGACGGCCAATACGAACGTGGTCTCGAGCGCATACTTGACAGCTTCCTCACCCACCTAAGCCAGGATCAGCAGCCGGCTGTGTGGGTGAGCGGCTTCTACGGCAGCGGCAAGTCGCACCTGGCTCGGGTCCTGGAACATCTTTGGCGCAACGTCGAGATTCCTGGTGGCGGCCGAGCTCGTGACCTGGTCAAGGTTACGGACGACATCCGCGATCACCTCACCGAGCTGGCGACGGCCAGCAAGCGTTTGGGCGGCCTGTGGTCGGCGGCGGGCACCCTCGCAGCCGGGCGCCGCGACGCAGTCCGCCTCGCCTTCTTGGCGATCCTGTTCGAGAGCGCCGGCCTGCCGGCCGACTACTCGCGCGCCCGGTTCACGATGTGGGCTGCAAAGAAGGGCTACCTCGACGCCATTCACACCGCGCTCGCGGCCGCGGGCGAGACGTTCGACAAAGAGATCCACCACCTCTACGTCTCGCCGATCATCGCGCAAGCCCTGCTGGACGCGGACCCGAGCCTCGGCAGCTCCGTGAAGGACGTCCGTGACCTGCTCAAGGCACAGTTCCCGGCAACCACGCGCGACATCACCGACGACGAGATGTTCAACGCGATGGACGACGTACTGCGTCTCCAGTCCACAGCCGATGGCAAGCGGCCGCTCACCCTGATCGTGCTCGACGAGATGCAGCAGTATCTCGGCGACGACAACACCATGGCGTTGGCCGTGCAGAACATCGTCCAGGGGTGCTCGGCTCGCTTCGAGAGCCAAGTGCTCTTCGTCGCCACTGGACAGAACGCGCTGACCTCCACCCCGACCCTGCAGAAGCTGACCGACCGCTTTACCGTGCAGGTGGCACTGTCCGATACCGACGTCGAGACCGTCGTTCGTGAGGTTGTGCTCCGAAAGAGGCCCGAGCGCGTCCCCGAACTGCGAACGACTCTCGACGGCGCGAGGTTCGAGATCGACAAGCACCTCGGCGGCACTCAGCTCGCCGCGAAGGCGGCCGACCAGCCTGACCTTGTGCCCGACTACCCGCTGCTACCGACCAGGCGCCGGTTTTGGGAGCGGGCACTGCGCGCGATCGACAGCGGCGGCAAGGCCGGTGTTCTCCGATCGCAGCTTCGTATCGTCCACGAGGCCACCCGCCTCGTCGCCGACGAATCGGTCGGCCACGTCATCGGCGCGGATTTCCTCTATGACGAGCAGTCACCCCTCATGCAGCAGAGCGGAGTGCTGCTCAAGGAGATCGACGAGCTCATCCGCGGTCTGCGCACCGACGGGCCCGACGGCGTACTGAAGTCCCGGATCTGCGCGCTGGTCTTCCTCATCAACCAAATTCCGCGAGGGTCGATCGGCGGCGAGACCGGCCTGCGGGCCACCGCGCCGTTCCTCGCCGACCTCCTTGTCGAGGACCTCGCCAACGACGGCGCCCGGTTGCGCAAGAGAGTCCCCGAACTACTCGACGTGCTCGTCACTGAGGCCAGGCTGCAGCGCATCGACGACGAGTACAGGCTCCAGACCGAGGAAGGGGCCGAGTGGGAGAAGGACTATCGGAGCCGCCTGGCCGTCGTGCGCGATGATGCAGCTCGCCTGACCTTGCTCCGCACCGAGCGTCTGGTCGCAGCCGTCAACGCGGCTCTCGGCGGGCTCAAGCTCCCAGCAGGGGCGAGCAAGACCCCACGCACCCTCGGCGTCCACTGGGGGCAGGATGAGCCGACAGCCGGGACCGGCGACGTGCCCGTATGGATCCGCGACGAGTGGTCAGTCACCGCCCCGGCTGTGCGGAAGTCGGCCACCGAAGCCGGCGTCGACAGTCCGATCGTGTTCGTCCTACTGCCCAAGCACGAGGCCGAGCAGATCAAGCACACCCTGGCGAGCCACGCGGCCGCGGAGGACACGCTGCGGCGGCCCACCCCGCAGACCGATGAAGGTAAGGCGGCCGAGCGGGCGATGAAGACGCGGCTCGCGCTGGATGACGAGCGGCTCGTGACGCTGTTCGCCGACGTGGTGGCCCGGGCGCGCGTATTCCAGGGTGGCGGCACCGAACCTACCAAGACCACGCTGCGCGACGCCGTTGAGGCGGCGGCGGAGGCGTCCCTCATCCGCCTTTTTCCGAGGTTCGGGGCGGGGGACAACGCAAATTGGGACAAGGTCGTCGCCAAGGCACGCGACGGCGCCCCCGACGCTCTCCTTGCAGTCGGCCACCATGGCGAGCCCGCAACGAACGCCGTGTGCAAGGAGGTCCTGGCGGCGATCAGCTCGGGCGGTATCAAGGGCGTCGAGCTGCACAAGCTCTTCGCCGCGCCGCCATACGGCTGGCCGCGCGACGCCGTCAACGGTGCCGTAATGACTCTGCTCGCCGCAGGCAACGTCCGCGCGGCCCAGGACGGCAAGAGCCTCGCCGGGCCGAAGGAACTTCCTCCCAACCAGATCGGCCGGACCACCTTCTACAAGGAGGACGAACCCCCCACCGTCGGTCACCGCCTCGCCGTCCGTGGCCTGCTCACTGCCGCCGGAATCAAATTCGAGTCCGGGCAGGAGGGCGCCCAGCTCGCCGCGCTCCTGCAAAGGCTCAAGGACCTGGCAGCCCAGGCCGGTGGTCCCCCGCCGCTTCCCGAGCCGCCGACCACTGACCACGTCGACGCACTCCTCGCGCTCGGCGGGAATCAGCGATTCCGCGCTGTCGCCGACAGCAACGATCGGCTGCGCAATGACCTGAACCGCTGGCGCGCCGCTGAGCAGCAGCGCGCGAAGCGGGAATCCGAGTGGCAGGACCTCCAGCGGCTCCTCCGCCACGCTCAGAACCTCTCGGTCGCCACCGAGGTCGCTCCCGCGTACGACGCCATTCGGGACGGTCGCCAGCTCCTCGACGACCCGAACCCAATGACCCCGGTGCTCGCCGCGCTCACGGCCGCGCTGCGCGACGAGTTGAAGAATCGTGCCCAGCGGCTTGCAGCCGCGAAACGAGACGCCGTTGCCGAGCTTGAGGGGTGGGACCGGTGGTCGGCTCTCGACCCAGAGGATCGCCAGTCGATCCTCGCCGAGGCCCAGCTCCAGGCGGTCGAGCAGCCCCACGTGCCAAACGACACAGCCCTGCTCGAGGTGCTCGACGCGACTCCCTTGAAGACGTGGCAGGACCAGATCACGCTCGTTCCTGGTAGGCGTGACCACGCACGTCACCGTGCCGCGGAGCGGCTCGAACCGGAGAGCATCACGGTGTCCCCGCCCGCAGCCATCCTGAAGAACGCCGACGACCTGCAGGCGTACCTCGATGAGCTGCGAGGCCGCGTGGAGCCGCACCTTGGCGCAGGCAGGACCGTGATTCTCTGA